The following proteins are encoded in a genomic region of Bacillus horti:
- the lonB gene encoding ATP-dependent protease LonB, whose amino-acid sequence MDIMAIVIFVQIFFGIIIGLYFWNLLKNQRTSKVAVDKESRKEMEQLRRLRSISLSEPLNEKTRPKSFEEVVGQKEGIRALKAALCSPNPQHVIIYGPPGVGKTAAARLVLEEAKRNSKSPFKLDAKFVEIDATTARFDERGIADPLIGSVHDPIYQGAGAMGQAGVPQPKQGAVTKAHGGMLFIDEIGELHPIQMNKLLKVLEDRKVFLESAYYNEDNANIPNHIHDIFQHGLPADFRLVGATTRTPDEIPPAIRSRCLEIFFRSLKPGEIAQIARKAMEKIQFEYEEQAIEVITKYATNGREAVNVVQIAAGIAMSEERKNIKTADVEWVVHSSQISPRPEKKIPTQPQIGLVNGLAVYGPNMGVLLEIEVIANPAKEKGRGSINITGVAEEETMGGGNRSIRRKSMAKGSIENVLTVLRRTDINPYQYDLHVNFPGGTPIDGPSAGITMATAIYSAIKEIPVDNKMAMTGEISIHGRVKPIGGVVAKVEAAIQAGATRVIVPKDNYQAIFEEMKDIKVIPVEYLREVFDLALMEKEQVEEETIEIPQTADILSATSSPI is encoded by the coding sequence ATGGATATTATGGCAATTGTTATCTTTGTACAGATCTTTTTCGGTATAATTATCGGACTGTACTTTTGGAATTTGTTAAAAAATCAGCGAACCAGCAAGGTTGCCGTAGATAAAGAATCAAGAAAAGAGATGGAGCAGTTGAGAAGGCTAAGGTCGATTTCGCTATCTGAGCCATTAAATGAAAAAACAAGACCTAAAAGCTTTGAAGAAGTTGTCGGGCAAAAAGAGGGGATTCGGGCACTAAAGGCTGCCTTATGTAGTCCAAATCCACAACACGTGATCATCTACGGACCACCTGGAGTGGGTAAAACAGCGGCCGCGCGGCTAGTTTTAGAGGAGGCCAAAAGGAACAGCAAATCGCCCTTTAAGCTGGATGCTAAATTTGTTGAGATTGATGCGACCACCGCAAGGTTTGATGAACGTGGGATTGCAGATCCACTGATAGGTTCAGTACATGATCCGATATATCAAGGAGCAGGAGCTATGGGGCAAGCAGGAGTTCCGCAACCGAAGCAAGGAGCGGTAACAAAGGCGCATGGTGGGATGCTTTTTATTGATGAAATTGGAGAACTTCATCCTATTCAAATGAATAAATTATTAAAGGTATTAGAGGATCGCAAGGTCTTTCTAGAGAGTGCCTATTACAATGAAGATAATGCTAATATACCTAATCATATTCATGATATCTTTCAGCACGGTCTTCCGGCAGATTTTCGTCTTGTTGGTGCCACAACCAGAACTCCAGATGAAATCCCCCCAGCAATCCGTTCAAGGTGCTTAGAAATCTTCTTTCGCTCTTTAAAGCCAGGAGAGATTGCACAAATCGCGAGGAAGGCGATGGAGAAAATTCAATTTGAATATGAAGAACAAGCGATTGAAGTCATTACTAAATACGCAACAAATGGAAGAGAAGCGGTTAATGTTGTACAAATTGCAGCGGGTATTGCTATGTCTGAGGAGCGTAAAAATATTAAAACAGCAGATGTAGAATGGGTCGTCCACAGTAGCCAGATCTCACCAAGACCGGAGAAGAAGATTCCAACGCAACCACAGATTGGGCTTGTGAATGGCCTAGCTGTATATGGACCAAATATGGGTGTACTCCTTGAAATTGAAGTCATTGCTAACCCAGCTAAAGAAAAGGGAAGGGGAAGCATTAATATTACAGGTGTGGCTGAAGAGGAAACGATGGGTGGGGGGAATCGTTCTATCCGTCGTAAATCAATGGCCAAGGGGTCAATAGAAAACGTATTGACTGTTTTAAGAAGAACGGATATTAATCCATATCAGTATGATTTACATGTTAATTTTCCTGGAGGAACACCAATTGATGGACCATCCGCAGGAATTACGATGGCCACCGCCATCTATTCAGCTATTAAAGAAATACCTGTAGATAATAAAATGGCTATGACAGGAGAAATCAGTATACACGGTCGCGTAAAGCCCATAGGTGGAGTAGTAGCGAAGGTAGAAGCAGCGATACAGGCTGGAGCAACAAGAGTTATTGTACCTAAGGATAACTATCAGGCAATATTTGAGGAAATGAAGGACATTAAGGTGATTCCTGTCGAATACCTTAGAGAGGTTTTCGACCTTGCTTTAATGGAGAAAGAGCAAGTCGAGGAAGAAACCATTGAAATTCCACAAACGGCAGACATTCTATCTGCTACCTCAAGTCCAATTTAA